A genomic region of Rheinheimera sp. MMS21-TC3 contains the following coding sequences:
- a CDS encoding GGDEF domain-containing protein, whose translation MALLKLVIKTALFIVFLFGMALPSFALQKDRNSPEATASIAEKLAYADLIKSSQPANLSKILIEISESKLSLSKTEHDYYQYLYGYSLAYNGKHLAAIGVLKNIIDSEDKELAYRSIAVISNSYLLIKQYMDVFYYLDKLDELEKFVTTPSALENGIGVKSMLYNTLGVYSLAKSYALQLIENAQDPRYKCIGYQLYADSLLNLDEKVEFERIYPVAIDSCSSVNEMLWATIIHAYKIEFLLKEQNFSGALLMLDKQMPAVKATKYPFINTIYYAFYAYAYNGLNYHERALESANLALNTGEIVSIHKAHLRAYEAQYQAYRELGDSEAALKSLEEFSDVNQTYNNDRLSQQKAFYLARGEIQSKNQRIALLDKDNEVLLLQKNIYEQEVKNHRLVMTLLVVVLFIASVLAVRAVLGRKRFKLLAEFDHLTGISNRYHFNNQAKISLEYCQKNNKAVSLILFDLDSFKRINDEYGHVTGDWALRQVVKACRNFMRNNDVFGRIGGEEFAILLPGCQPDKAMLLAEICREAINSIDTAESGYSFILSASFGVSNSASSGYQLKQLLADADHAMYQAKKSGKDRVEEFAAL comes from the coding sequence TTGGCACTCTTAAAGTTAGTGATAAAAACGGCTCTGTTTATTGTTTTTTTGTTTGGTATGGCTTTGCCTAGTTTTGCATTACAAAAAGATAGAAACTCGCCTGAAGCGACAGCTAGCATTGCTGAAAAGCTAGCCTATGCTGACTTAATAAAAAGCTCTCAGCCAGCCAACTTATCAAAAATACTCATTGAAATTAGTGAAAGCAAATTAAGTTTGTCAAAGACTGAGCATGATTATTACCAATACTTATATGGTTATTCACTTGCTTATAATGGTAAGCATTTAGCTGCTATTGGCGTACTTAAAAATATTATCGATAGTGAAGATAAAGAATTAGCTTATCGCTCAATAGCCGTTATTTCTAATAGTTATCTGTTAATAAAACAGTATATGGACGTATTTTATTATCTAGATAAATTAGATGAGCTAGAAAAATTTGTTACTACTCCGTCGGCTCTTGAAAATGGCATAGGCGTAAAGTCAATGTTATACAATACCTTAGGGGTTTATAGCTTAGCCAAGTCTTATGCTTTACAGCTAATAGAAAATGCTCAAGATCCTAGGTATAAATGTATTGGTTATCAACTTTATGCGGATAGCTTATTAAACTTGGATGAAAAAGTTGAATTTGAACGTATTTACCCTGTTGCTATTGATTCATGTAGCTCAGTAAATGAGATGCTATGGGCTACTATTATTCATGCTTATAAAATAGAGTTTTTATTAAAGGAGCAGAATTTTAGCGGCGCTTTATTAATGTTAGATAAACAGATGCCTGCTGTTAAAGCGACTAAGTATCCTTTTATCAATACTATATATTATGCGTTTTACGCTTATGCATACAATGGTTTAAATTATCACGAAAGAGCATTAGAAAGCGCTAATCTTGCTTTGAATACAGGTGAGATTGTAAGTATTCATAAAGCTCATTTAAGAGCTTATGAAGCCCAATATCAAGCTTATCGTGAGCTAGGAGACAGTGAGGCTGCATTAAAAAGTCTAGAAGAGTTTAGTGATGTTAATCAAACTTATAATAATGATCGATTATCTCAACAAAAAGCTTTTTACTTAGCCAGAGGTGAAATACAAAGTAAAAATCAGCGTATAGCCTTATTAGATAAAGATAATGAAGTACTGTTGTTGCAAAAGAACATTTATGAGCAAGAAGTTAAAAACCACCGTTTAGTAATGACTTTATTAGTAGTAGTACTTTTTATTGCTAGTGTGTTAGCTGTTCGAGCAGTACTTGGCCGCAAACGCTTTAAATTATTAGCAGAATTTGATCATTTAACTGGGATCAGTAACCGTTATCACTTTAATAACCAAGCAAAAATTTCCTTAGAATATTGCCAAAAAAATAATAAGGCGGTGTCATTAATATTATTTGATCTAGACAGTTTTAAACGTATTAATGATGAATATGGCCATGTAACCGGCGATTGGGCCTTGCGACAAGTGGTTAAAGCCTGCCGTAACTTTATGCGCAATAATGACGTTTTTGGCCGGATAGGTGGTGAGGAGTTTGCTATTCTATTGCCTGGTTGCCAGCCAGATAAAGCCATGTTGCTGGCCGAGATTTGCCGAGAAGCTATTAATTCAATCGACACAGCAGAAAGCGGTTATAGCTTTATACTCAGTGCTAGCTTTGGTGTCAGTAATTCAGCGAGTTCTGGTTATCAATTAAAACAACTATTGGCTGATGCTGATCACGCTATGTACCAAGCAAAAAAATCAGGTAAGGATCGGGTTGAGGAGTTTGCTGCACTTTAA
- the astE gene encoding succinylglutamate desuccinylase, with amino-acid sequence MVENVIPQYDFLALSLANPVQLAAQKFLLTNQTEVEIYDTGIIAFQPANSNITKDIVLSCGIHGNETAPIEICAELVRDILQETLTLQHRLLVIFGNLPAMLAEKREITENLNRLFSGHHSLGDAAINPERLRAKAIEDYVSQFYQNTVNSANPRQRILYDLHTAIRGSRFEKFAVYPYLHGKPWHKDQFEFLQACDVTTVLLMHTPASTFSYYASNTHGADSFTIELGKVRPFGQNDMARFSKVRQSLRDLVSLPEVATKPFVESDFALYQVSRAINKQTEAFSLNFASDVENFTSYPVGTLLATDSEIEHRVEQEGEAIIFPNANVAIGQRSMLMVVPTTVSQHLI; translated from the coding sequence ATGGTAGAAAATGTTATTCCTCAATATGATTTTTTAGCATTAAGTTTAGCTAACCCTGTCCAGTTAGCGGCGCAAAAGTTTTTATTGACCAATCAAACTGAAGTAGAAATATACGACACAGGAATAATTGCTTTTCAACCGGCTAATTCTAATATAACTAAAGATATTGTTTTGTCTTGTGGTATTCATGGTAATGAAACCGCACCAATTGAAATCTGTGCTGAATTAGTTCGAGATATATTACAAGAGACCTTAACTCTTCAGCATCGCTTATTAGTTATCTTTGGCAATCTACCCGCGATGTTAGCTGAAAAGCGTGAGATTACCGAGAATTTGAATCGTTTATTTTCAGGCCACCATAGTTTAGGCGATGCCGCAATAAACCCTGAGCGACTTCGTGCTAAAGCAATTGAAGATTATGTTAGTCAGTTTTATCAAAATACTGTTAATAGTGCTAATCCACGGCAGCGTATCTTGTACGACTTACATACTGCTATTCGTGGTTCAAGGTTTGAAAAGTTCGCAGTCTATCCTTATTTACATGGCAAACCATGGCATAAAGACCAGTTTGAGTTTTTACAGGCTTGCGATGTTACTACTGTTTTATTAATGCACACCCCTGCATCAACATTTAGTTATTATGCATCTAATACCCACGGCGCGGATTCTTTTACTATTGAATTAGGTAAAGTACGGCCTTTTGGTCAAAACGATATGGCACGTTTTAGCAAGGTACGACAAAGCTTACGTGATTTAGTCAGTTTGCCAGAAGTAGCCACAAAACCTTTTGTTGAGTCAGATTTTGCTTTGTATCAAGTATCCCGTGCCATTAATAAGCAAACCGAAGCTTTTAGCTTAAACTTTGCGAGTGATGTGGAAAACTTTACCTCTTATCCGGTAGGAACCTTATTGGCGACTGATAGTGAAATAGAGCACAGAGTTGAACAAGAAGGTGAGGCTATAATATTTCCTAATGCCAATGTTGCTATTGGTCAGCGGTCTATGCTGATGGTAGTGCCAACAACGGTTAGCCAGCATTTAATTTAA